The region TTGTTAAGATATCGGCTACCTGATCAACAGAAGGCACATATCGCACAAAAAGTTCATTATTCAGAACTTGATCTCTTACAAAGTGTTGATCAATCTCTATATGTTTGCATCTAGCATGGAAAACAGGATTAGCTGCCAAGGTAGCAGCTCCTTGGTTATCAACCCAAATAATTGGAGTAGCTGCAAGTGTCACATGACTACTACAAAATACACTTTACAGGACACTTTGttaggacacgcacctaaatgtaagtccttaaaaatatttatggagtttttaggacactcattgagagtcctgaaaaaacacaatttaggactcgcaataagtgtcctaaaagaatatgcgagtcctaaaaaaatccggcttataaaaataagtgttttacttaataattttaaggacttgctttgggagtcattaatactcttttaggactcgtaatgagtgtcctaaaaaaatatgcgagtcctaaaaaaatctgggctaaaaaataagtgttttacttaataattttaaggacttgctttgggagtccttaatacttttttaggactcgcttgtgacactactacaaaaacactattttaggacactcacttagaagcgagtcctaaaaacaactcctggactttttaggactcgcgttgcgagtccttaaagaaattcttttagggctcgcggagtgagtcctaaaaactacgtgtgtcctaaaagtttgagttttttttttaaacaaatacctcctggactttttaggactcgcattgggagtcctaaaagaatgtttttaggactcgcgttacgagtcctaaaaacggatgcgtgtcctaaaaggtttattttgtttttttaatatacacctcttagattttcttttatttctaaatttttaacattatattaactttttatttataataatttatatattaaaatttaaattaattatgatataatgAATAATTtgcttaaattttatttatttaacatacttatgataaaattaattaaaaagagttattttattgattggttaaatattgtaaaataattttaaaatttcactaataatattggtgtttttatttttttaaatccatgttgaaaatatttaaaaaaaaaaaagcaatagtTCACATTAAATCAAATTTtgtttcactactacaaaaaagattttttaggactagcattgcgagtcctaaaaaagtttttaggactcgcggggtgcgagtcctctatttgagagtcttaaaaactaaggtttttaggactcgcaacgtgagtcctaaaaaatatggttgagtgcctttaatagattttttaggactcgctttgcgagtcctaaaagaaagtttttaggactcgcaatgcgagtcctaaaaaatatgGTTGAGTGCCTTGaatagattttttaggactcgctttgcgagtcctaaaagaaagtttttaggactcgcaatgcgagtcctaaaaaatctggttgagtgtctttaagtgattttttaggactcgctttgcgagtcctaatagaaagtttttaggactcgcgttgctagtcctaaaaaatccCATTGAGtgtctttaattaattttttaggactcgctttgcatgcccttaaaagcaatttttttaaaaaaaaaatgcagctacaattttcactttaatttaaaaatatatatcaatttGAGTGTCGAAaatgtattaaaagaaatttgaaaataaaatactaaaaaaatagaaaaaaaatttgcaaaataaatttaaaatttctgAACATGTGTATTGTAATTAGCTAGCTATAACATCATTCATTTTGCTCTAAAcaattgtaaaaatgacattgcccattcttctcgaacttcgtcaatttcttgaTTAGTATATGGTTTGTCAGAGGTgaactggaaaaaaaaaaaagaaacaaaactttaattagaactatattagtggtaataaattcaaagcatatacaaaaattatactagattaatattatgtagttgtatattgtttgttacctgtttcgacaagaaatgtttgatattaggggcattgataagtacattcttcatcatcctcataacgtaaTATCCGCAGTCGATATTGTTTAGTTGTTTACGGCACTATATAAAGATTGGTAATACATGTATAATTCTTAgtattaaatatcttaaacatctttacatatacataaactatatacAAATAGAAACATACCGTAGGTTGGAAATACTTTACTCCCAATGGGCGTTTGTTGATCTTTTGATGTGCTTTCATTCTTTCTGTGAAATACATCTCAAATGCATCATGGATGGTCTCCTTGATGGATGTCCTGTTATCTAATGGTGCATTGAGAGGATcgagaaaacaacaataatgccaatggggatataataaaaataacatccaATGCTCCCTGTTGAAAGAACAAGTATTACACAGTTGTTAACTTTAAATTCTATTTGTTTGTAtcaatgaaaaacataataattaaacttacccatggttataAGGCATAACTATCCAATCATGCTTTTTAGACGTGCAATATAACATCCTATCACATAAAGCTTGAGCACGACTATCTGCACGAGTCACGGAAGTAGAAACCTTATTCGGATTCATAAACAACAATGATCCTTTCTTTTCCTCGTCTAATAATAGTGTCTGGTACAAAATCCTATAAACAAATATAATGTATTAATAAGAAAACTAAATAATTGATGAAAGAAAATCCttacaataaatattattaacttCATATAGAGCATACCTCATGTAGAAGACAATACATGATTGTCCAATCATCTCATTTCTACAAAATTGAAGTATTTCATCCCGAAATAGAGCAAAATATTCACAAGCATGGCCAAACACATCAAAGTCAATAGACACTTCAACGGCATAATCATGTTTAGTCCAAGCATTGACGATTTCAAAAACTTGTCTTAACTTAGGCGACAATGAAGATGGTTGTTGCACCTCTTGTGACAATGACTCCTTAGGCGCTCGTTTTGGAACTAGTTTTTGAGTTTGTGGTGCTAATGGTAGAGAAGTTTTTTtcccagttttctttcctttttttttcacgACCTCCTAATAATAAACCcataacaaataattaataatggaataagtaaataaaaattgAATAGTCTTACAAGAATTACCTGTGTCGCTCCATTGAAGATGACTAGCGACTTGGGCCAACGTATCAAACTCCCAATAGCTTGTTTGACTGTATAAATCTCACTGTCAGGGATCGGGTTAACAAGTAGAGCATCAGGTTGGTCAGCAAACTTAATTGCACCGCGGTAGTTTTCTCCTAAGTTTTCTCCATGGATGTCTGAGCTACTAGTAACTAGAATGTATCCCCTACCAACGATGTTGGTGATAGAGCCTAATGCAAATTTGCATTCAATCATTTTATCCTGCACATatacctcctggactttttaggactcgcattgggagtcctaaaagaatgtttttaggactcgcgttacgagtcctaaaaacagatgtgtgtcctaaaaggtttattttgtttttttaatatacacctcttagattttcttttatttctaaatttttaatattatattaactttttatttataataatttatatattaaaatttaaattaataatgatATAATGAATAATTtgcttaaattttatttatttaacatatttatgataaaattaattaaaaagagttattttattgattggttaaatattgtaaaataattttaaaatttcactaataatattggtgtttttatttttttaaatccatgttgaaaatatttaaaaaaaaaaaaagcaatagtTCACATTAAATCaaattttgttaattaaataagaaaagggAGATAAAAATACTAAATCCCTAAATGAATCTCAAAAATCCCCTTCTCTCTCCTCTTTCTTCTTCCCAGTCGATACCACTCTTTCTTTTCCTCTCTCGCATTTCAGTCGGGCAGACCAGATGAGCCATCTCCGGCCACCACCCAATGACACGCACCCCACCACGAGCTTCCTTGGCCCCCGAAACCCCCAACCCGTGAAGCTCGCCTCCCCACTCGCCGGCCTCCGTCGCAATTGGCTCCCCGAAGTTCCGTCGCCGTTGTGAGTTTGGAGGATTGTTTTGGCCTCCACCGTGGACGATGAAGGCTCCTGCTGGCGACGACGATGGGGAAGGCGACGACGAAGGCTCCTGAGCTAGTGAAGTTCTCAGGCGTGGGTGGTGCTGCCATTCTCTTCAAGGTAAATTTGTATTAATTGACACTTATGTTAATACCATCTCCTATTAATATTAAGCTTTATATGATTTGGGCATTTGTTtatcttttcctttttatttgtTTTGGTTTTGTCAGTGTATTCttattctgaaaaaaaaaattcctaattTTTGATGTTTTAGTGTAACAGAAGCTTGTTAAAGTTGGACCAAAATTGgatattatttatagaattttttttaatgggtTTACTTTCATTTTTGACTGACACCCTTTTAACCTTGACAACTTTTGAGCCTTACTATACAACAAAATCAGGTCTTCATTATTCGTTTTGATTGAAGCTTTCTTCTGCAAGGCTTTTATTTTCAACCATGTTTTTATTAAATATCAAATGTTTGATATtaggaagaaaaaaagaaagaaagaaagaaagaaagaaaaaataacacaCAAACACAACTATCGGTAGCATTCGAATAGCTAAAGATGGCATCTCATCTTCTCTCGTTGTCCCTATCGTAAAGCTTGGTTTTGCTGTCTGAATTTACATCactattttaattttatgataatatgtcatcaaactttttaatattgatttattttatttttaaattttgagtttATACAAACATCTCTTTTTATACCTAGTTAGGATTTCAAAAAGAAAATGATACCCTCATTTCAATTGTTTAAATTGTTTCTTcttacttttttctttctttctactcTTGCTCACATCCCTTAAAAAAGACTAGTAACAAAAATTTAGATAAAATTGGAGTTTATTGTTAATTAAAATTGACTTGATAGTATTATATGGCTCTGTTTGTGATATTCAAACTTGGAAAGTCCAAATCTAATATTAAAACAAATTAGAAAGattcaaaatattattttttaaatgtagacGCAATAAATCCCATAATATTatatacattcattcacatccAAGTAAAGAAATGAAAATGATGATAATAATTGGTTCACCTAGCTAGTCTCTACCACTACATTAAGTTCTAACAGTATTGAAGAAGTATTATGCTCATCTTCAAGGTTACCTGTTCAaatcttttttcttctcttcatagGTACTCGTATGTGCAATCAAGAAAGTGATTTCATGAGCTTCCCAAAAcgtaaaaaccataaaaagataTAAATTCATTTACTAGTTGTATAGATAGTTTCTCTTAGTAAATATTTCTTAAAGAAATGATGTTATTAGAATAAATATTCTCACAAAAGTATTATTATTGTAGTAGTGTATAGTGAATGAGTTTTATTTGAGAATATATGTTAGAAATCTTATTATTTGCTTGATATTGCAAAGAACAAAATGTATACAATTTCATGGGTAgatatgatttttataatatgaTTTAGTGGCCTATTTAGCAAGTTTTCTAGCATGTGGATTTTCATGGACTGCTGCATCATATTTTTTCCTTTGTTATTTCCTATAATCTTAACATTTGACCGtctaattaacaattaaattgaTTATAGAATTTTAAATAACATGACTTAGGGTAATAACATGATATGGAACATACatctaacttttttattttttataatgttgataataatgtttaggttaatattttgaCTGGTCTTGAAGCATTGGAtcggtagctaattgcaagaggtatgttgtatttaattttttttaattttcaatattttacaatcttgaatgataattgtattactttagtggagtttgaatatgttAGATATTTATCCGTAgtaaagtaggttctgagaattctgtgtgctgcggtgataacggaagattgagaacttgcatgtcttagtaaagtaggttctgagaattttgtgtgctgcggtgatatatggatgaaaacatgtgtgttgtttgatttgattgacatgttggtgttgaatgtgatagatggctaggctagtaaattaggggatatgttgtccgattttctatagatggtgacatgttggcttttctctttttcttctattttcagtgcaagatgtgtattttactatgttttaattttcatgtaatatgcttttttgtaacctatttttttgttaaattttcatGTAGTATATTTCTGTTAATTGATGTTGTGCTTTGCTTAGATTATGTTGTGTGATTATATCATTATAGCAATTTATGATATTCTACAATTTTCTTGCATAGCACATGTTTGATGAAAGTCCCAAGTTTTATCCTATAATCTTAATATTAGGCTCCAAAATCTAAAGGTTTGAGACACCTTTGAGCATATTTGGGCCAAGCAGGATATTTTTGCGCCTAACAGTATCTACTTCCAGTCTTCCACTTATACAAAGCCTTAAGCTCTTCTTTTTTATCCATTGTTTCCTCATGCAAGCCCAAGGCCTTTCTTTGTCTCTTTTGTAAACACCAATTTTGTATTTTAATTGTTTTTAGCAAATTTATGATCATGAGTATCATCTATAATGTGTTCAAGAGAGTCTATGAGTTTTAGTTAGCCTCTCGTGGTTGCTTAACTAACTTTGTTACAACAGCCATGTGATGGGTTGTTATTTTCGTTTTGGTTTCTTGAGCTTTATATAGTCTCTTGTGCACTAATGAGAACTAACTTTTTCTATCTTTTCTTTGCTTTTCTCTTGTGCACTAATGAGCTTTAtacgtacatatatatattaatttaaaaatgaattcttttgtagaaaatattatatataaaaatataattgacCTCAATGTATCAGGTCTTCTTCAATTTGTGTTTCGTGCTAATTACAATATAGAACTAGAAGCAAGTTTTTTATTCATGCAAGTAAATTATCTTTTCTCCAATCCACATGATTTGGTGATCTTCAATATGTATGGGCTTTCAATTATTTAATTGCTTatgcaatatttttttattatgactGGGAAAACTTTATCATGAAATAATTTATTATGTAGTATCAAAAGAAACTCGtttctttagttttgttttgtactATTGGATCTAATTGTTTGGTTTCAAAAACAACATCCTGATTGCTTTAACTGTCATGCCTAAAATGTATCATAACAAAAGGGTAATGTCATAAATAACGTCTTCTACTTATATGACTAAATAGCTTCTTTTAACTTCTTTTTTTATCACAATTTATtgtttttggtttgattttatTGAGCTTCTATTTAGTATATACAACCTTATATGCTCATTTTCAAGCTTCTTAACAAATTTGAAAATGTATTCAAAGTTTCCAATGTTTGTGTTGCCAATGAGGCACATGTAAACTTTGTGCAATAAAGAATGACATCTTTACTGATGGAAATTGAATctc is a window of Humulus lupulus chromosome 4, drHumLupu1.1, whole genome shotgun sequence DNA encoding:
- the LOC133832960 gene encoding uncharacterized protein LOC133832960 — translated: MNLYLFMVFTFWEAHEITFLIAHTSTYEEKKKDLNREWQHHPRLRTSLAQEPSSSPSPSSSPAGAFIVHGGGQNNPPNSQRRRNFGEPIATEAGEWGGELHGLGVSGAKEARGGVRVIGWWPEMAHLVCPTEMRERKRKSGSITNIVGRGYILVTSSSDIHGENLGENYRGAIKFADQPDALLVNPIPDSEIYTVKQAIGSLIRWPKSLVIFNGATQEVVKKKGKKTGKKTSLPLAPQTQKLVPKRAPKESLSQEVQQPSSLSPKLRQVFEIVNAWTKHDYAVEVSIDFDVFGHACEYFALFRDEILQFCRNEMIGQSCIVFYMRILYQTLLLDEEKKGSLLFMNPNKVSTSVTRADSRAQALCDRMLYCTSKKHDWIVMPYNHGEHWMLFLLYPHWHYCCFLDPLNAPLDNRTSIKETIHDAFEMYFTERMKAHQKINKRPLGVKYFQPTCRKQLNNIDCGYYVMRMMKNVLINAPNIKHFLSKQVTNNIQLHNINLV